In Chitinispirillum alkaliphilum, the genomic window ATCTGTTTGCAAAGATCGTTACACACTTCAAAGAGTCCCTCTTCAAAAAGTGCCGCATTTGTGTGAGTGATTTTTGCATCGGAATGTCCGTTGGACAATACCAGAACCATATCATTTGTAGAAGTATCACCGTCAACGGTAAGATTGTTGAAAGTACGGTCAACTGTCCTTTTTACGATCTGATTGAGAAGTTTTTCCCCTATTGCTGCATCTGTGCATAAAAAAGCAAGCATGGTTGCCATGTTTGGATGAATCATTCCGCTGCCCTTGCAGCATCCTCCTATTGTGTAGTTGCCATCGGTGCTGTGCACCTTAACAGCAGATTCTTTCTCGATTGTATCTGTTGTCATGATCGCTTTGGCAAAGGTAAATCCGCCTCTGGCGGAAAGTGATGAAATCAGGGAAGGCAGTGCTGAAGTGATGTTTTTGATCGGGAGCTGCTCTCCTATAACTCCTGTTGACGCTGATAACACTGTTTCGGGGCTTGTGCTCAGTTCAATTGCGGTCAGTTTCACCATCTCTTCATTGTTGGATACCCCCTCTTCACCAGTGCAGGCGTTGGCACATCCGCTGTTGCAGATTACAGAGTGAATCTTGTTAGATGGCAGAAGCTTGTCACATCTTTCAACTGAGGACGCTCTGATGCTGTTAAGGGTAAAGGTGCCGGCAGTATGACAGGGGAGTTCGCTGTGGATCAGACCAAGATCATAATTGCCCGACTGTTTGATTCCGGCTTTTATTCCACCGGCTTTAAAGCCTCCAGGGGCGCACACACCCCCATTGATTTTTTCAATATTGCTGTTGTTTTCAGATAAAGTCATCTGATCTGCTCCTGTAGTTTGGGTCCCGCTTTATTGGGCTTAGTAATTTAATTATCAATATTTTACAGTTTCACTTGAAGTCTGTGATTCCTTAAGCGTATAATTTATATTATTTGTCTTAAATATGTTTTATAAAAACTCTCAGACATACTAAAAATGATTGAGCGGGGCATTTCTCTGGAAAGGACTGATTTGACTCTATGAAGGCAAAAGTGTATACATACCAACCTGAAAGCATAAATGCATCTTTTCGGATAATCCTTTTCATAACTACTGCAGTTATGGTTTTGGCAAGAGGGATATTTGGGGCAGACTTCTCAGCGGTAGTCAGTTCAGATGACTATCAGCCCTACAAATCCACCATCACACTCTCTTCTGAACTTCAGGCCTCAAGTGCCTATCTGCTTCAAAGAGATTACCAACCAGCAGGTACAGTTCAGAATCCGCAAAGGGCAATATACCAGAAGTATAACACTGCAAGGATCAGGTTGTCGGGAAATCGTCAGTTCAGGCCCGGCGACACGCTTCTCATTGTAAACAGAGAACGCAATCTCTCGCATAACAGAATCCGTTATCAGCTGGTCAGGGGTGCTGGAAAAGCGGTTGTCACACAACTTGGCGACAGAAACGATTTGTTTGCAGAAATTATCACAATGTGGCACCCTGTAAGAGGCGGTGAGATGGTTATACCGTATACCGGGTTTGAACCTTTCAGGATCAGGTCCTTTGAGAGAACTCAGGAAAATATGAACGGCCTGGTTATCACCCATCTTCAGAATGGAACAATGCCCTATATGGGTGATATGCTTATTATCGATAAGGGCAGAAATGACGGAGTTGGTCTGGGAGATGTTTTTGCGGTCCTGGAAGAAAACTCCCGCGATGGTGTTGAGAAAGAGCTGTTATTGGCAAAGGTGATAAAAGTTTTGCCCACATCCTCTACACTTGTGATCAAAAAGTTGCATGAAAACCGCCTCAGTGCTGGTGATAAGGCTGTTTTGAGAATGAGAGCCAGAGAGGAATAAATATGGCCCGTCTGTTCTACCTCATGTCAAAACGGTTGCTGATAAGTAAAAGGCGCGGAAGGGTTCGCAGTAGCGTTTTGTATCTGTTTACCTCAATGCTGCTTCTGGCTGCAGTTATTTTTTTAGTCGAAGTTATACTGATAGTTTTGGGAACAGAAAATATTTTCGTACCTTTTACGCATAATCTGGTTGAGATGTTGCCACGGTAGCCTTCTCGGGCTACAATGTGGCTCACCTTACTTAGTGGTTATGCCGTTTTAGGGGGCTTCCGTAAACCGGGGGTACCGGAGAGTTGCCAAAGTGTCCATATTAGATATTAAGCAGCAGCTTGAGACTGTGTTTGATTCCATCGGGGAATCAATCTGTATTATAGACAGTGATTTTAAGATACTTCGGGTAAATAAAAGCTACGCCCAGAACGCTAACTGCAGCATAAAATCAGTGTTGTCAAAATCTTGCTGGTCTGTTTTCTGGTGCAGAGATACAGAGTGTAGCAATTGCCCTGCCAAAACGGTTTTTAAAACCGGTAATGCTGTGGAAAAAGTTCATTTCACACGTAAGCTTGAAGGTGAAGTGAAATATTTCATGGTCAGCGTTTACCCCGTAAAAGATTCCGACAATGTGGTCACCAACGTTATAGAGTGTATCCGAGACATCACTGAAGAGAAGCGGATTGTTGAGCAGCTGATCCGCTCCGAAAAGCTTGCCAGTATTGGGATCATGACAGCCGGAGTTGCCCATGAGATGAATAACCCTCTCTCCGGTATATCGGGTATGGCAACCAACATGATCAAAATGCCTTCAAAATATGGGTTGAATGAAAAGGGTGTAAGCCGGGTGCAGATGATCCTTGAGAGTTCAAGCAAAGCAACACAGATTATGAAAGGATTGCTTCATCTATCCCGAAAACAGGATAGTGTGCGGGTAATTGTGGATATAAACGCACTTGTGAGAAGAAGTATTGACGATATTCATTTCCCAGGAATATCTGAGATCAGGAAAAGTTTTTACCCTGATCAGAATGCACCACCGGTCAAGTGCGATCCCAATCAGATCGAGCAGGTCATAATCAACATCATGACCAATGCTATACAGTCTATTCTGGAAAAAAGCACGCTATATACTGTAAATGACAGGTTTTATGAAGGCTATATAAAGGTCTCTATCAGAAATCAGGGCTCTGGTTTACTTGTATCCTTCACCGATAACGGTATGGGGATACCGGAGGAGATTCAATCAAAAATTTTTGACCCCTTTTTCACAACGCGTCCTGCGGGACAGGGTACAGGGCTTGGGTTAAGTATTTGTAACCGGATAATTGAGGAGCATGGGGGGAAACTGTTTTTTGAAAATCTCGATGGGCAGTCTGTTTTCTGCTTTACTTTACCGCTCGATGATGAAATCCCCGAAAGAAGTATTGGCGGGGGGCAGGATAAGTGGTGAAAAAGATCCTTATAGTCGATGATGAACAGTCGATCCGTATAATGCTGGTAGACCATCTGGAAAATAACTACCATGTGAGAGATGCTCAGAGCGCCAGAGAGGCCCTTGAGATCTTGAAAAACGAACACTATGACCTTGTGATTTCGGATATAAATATGCCGGGCATGAGCGGACCGCTTCTTTTAAAAGAGGTCAAACAACAGTATCCCAATACTAAAACTGCCCTTATCACCGCTTATGATATCGACAATTATGTGAAGATCGCCTGGGAGTGCTCTGTGAGTAATATCATTCCCAAGACCGTACCGTTCAATTTCTATGAGCTTGATAGTATGGTAGATGCTCTTTTAACCGGAGAGATTTTCGGGATCGCGCGGTATTTGCAACCCGATGGGATTACAATGAGAGAGTTTTGTATCACATCCTCCGTGGAGGGCAGGGAGGTCAGGGAGCAGATCACCACACTTTTTGAAAGGGAGTTCGGCTCATCTGGTGATATGCTTTTGCTTCTGGATGAGATTATCACCAATGCGGTGTATCATGCTTCAAGATATGATGACGGGCAGGAGAAATACTCCAATCTTGAGGATGTTAATCTCGAGCCGCATGAGTATGTGTATGTGTGCTGTGGCTATGACAGCGAGAAATATGGAGTTTCGGTTGTCGATAACCAGGGTAAGTTATCAAAAGAGAGAGTGCTTCAGAAGGTCGAAAGGCAGATCAGCGGTGAAGGGGTTTTGGATTATTCCGGACGGGGAATTCATATGAGTCGTCTGTTTTCTGACCGAATGATCATAAATATCGATCCCGACACAAAAACAGAAGTAATACTTCTCAATTATTTTTCAAATAAATACCGCGGTTACAAACCCCTTTATATCAACGAACTTTAAACAGAACACCCAAATCAGTACCACTGAGAAAAGTTTATTCATTTTTTACTAATATTTATACTTATGCCGGTGATTATGTTTTAATTTTAGAGTCATTATTTTTTCAGAAAGGGGGTGAAACTGTGATAAACAGATGCAGGGGGAGAAAGATAAAACTACATGGGTTTAACAATTTAACAAAATCCCTTAGTTTTAATATTTATGATATCTGTTTTGCCCGTTCAAAATCAAGTCAGATTGATTACCTTGAATACATTGATGAGGAATACAATTCACAGAAACTTCGCAGTATACTGGAGGAAGTAACAAACATTATCCAGGCGAAGATAGTTAACATCTCGACCCAGGATTATGACCCAAGAGGGGCAAGCGTCACAGTGTTAATCAATGAGGGGCACCACCCAAGTGGCGAAGAGAGCAAGGATGTTGTAGCCCATCTTGACAAAAGCCACATAGCCGCCCATACCTATCCTGAAAACAACACTGCAAACGGGATCTCTACATTCAGAGTGGATATAGATGTATCGACATGCGGGATGATTTCACCTCTGCGGGCCCTGGATTTCCTTATCGACAGTTTTGACTCCGATATTGTGTTGATGGATTACAGAGTGCGCGGATTCACCAGGGATATCAACGGACGTAAAATTTATATAGATCATGATATTACTTCCATTCAGGAATATATTCCCGATGAGATTTTACGGAAATATACCGCATACGATATCAACATTGTTTCAGATAACATTTTCCATACCAAGATGATGTTAAAAGATCTGAAAATGGAAAACTATCTCTTCGGCACTGAAGGTGAACGGTTTACGAAAACTGAAAAAGGCCGTGTTAAGACGTTGTTGAAAAAAGAGATGCAGGAGATTTTTGAGTGTAGAAACATCTTTGGCCAGGAGGACTGATGTCTGAGAAAGAAGTTGAAAAAAGGGTATTCAAGGAAGCGCTGAATCCAAATTTCGGTTATTATTACACTGTAAACAAGACGCTTCAGAAAGCCAAAACCCAATTTCAGGAAATTGAGCTTATTGAAACCGAAGAAATGGGAAATGTTCTTCTGCTGGATAATATCACACAGGTTGCAGATAAAAACGACTACATGTATCACGAACCTATGGTTCATCCTGCAATGTGTTCTCATCCAAAACCGGAAAACATACTCGTTATAGGCGGCGGGGACGGAGGTATTCTCAAAGAGGTACTCAAGTATCCCACGGTCAAAAGAGTTGAGCATGCGGAGCTGGATGAAGGGGTTATACAGTTTTCAAGAAAATATCTGGATAAAGTGCATGGTGGCTCTTTTGAGGACCCCAGAGTGAATGTGAACATAGTGGATGGCCGCAAGTACACAATGGAGCACAAAGGGGAGTTTGATGTAGTAATCATGGATATGACAGATCCGTTTGGTCCATCAAAAATGCTTTATACAAAAGAGTTTTACGAAGCTGTCAACAGCGCATTCAGAGACAGAGCGGGTATTTTTGTGATGCACTCTGAGTCCCCGGTATCCCGTCCACTGGCCTTCTCCTGCATAAACCAAACCCTTAATTCGGTTTTTGGAAAGGTTAATCATGTCTATACCTACATCCAGATGTATGCGGTGTTGTGGTCTGTGGCGATTTCCTCTCAGGATATCGATTCTTCCGGCATTACGCCTGCTGTGGTTGAAGAGAAACTGAAAGAGTATGGCATTGAAGGGTTGAAGATGTATAATGGTGCGACTCATCTGTCCATGCACACACCTTTTCCCTATATTTCCGAAATATTATCCTCTCAAGGTCGTATAATTACAGACAATGAGCCGGATTTCCCCGATGACTTTATTTCCTGATTAAGGAGTCGCAGCAAAAAAACTATGGATTTTACCCGGGTTAGTGAGTTGGTGATGGAGCATGGTACTCCATCACTCTTTTTATCGGAAAGTCGCCTTAAAAACGGCTACAGATTGTTGGAGAAATCTCTCCCCGGTGTAGATCTGTACTATGCAGTCAAATCCAATGCCTGCACCGAGATAATCGACATTCTTAATTCTGAGGGAAGTTTTTTTGATGTGTGCTCCAATGGTGAGATCGATATTGTAAGAGGGGCTGGGATTGCAGC contains:
- a CDS encoding Flagellar regulatory protein FleQ, which translates into the protein MKKILIVDDEQSIRIMLVDHLENNYHVRDAQSAREALEILKNEHYDLVISDINMPGMSGPLLLKEVKQQYPNTKTALITAYDIDNYVKIAWECSVSNIIPKTVPFNFYELDSMVDALLTGEIFGIARYLQPDGITMREFCITSSVEGREVREQITTLFEREFGSSGDMLLLLDEIITNAVYHASRYDDGQEKYSNLEDVNLEPHEYVYVCCGYDSEKYGVSVVDNQGKLSKERVLQKVERQISGEGVLDYSGRGIHMSRLFSDRMIINIDPDTKTEVILLNYFSNKYRGYKPLYINEL
- a CDS encoding Glutamate N-acetyltransferase, producing MTLSENNSNIEKINGGVCAPGGFKAGGIKAGIKQSGNYDLGLIHSELPCHTAGTFTLNSIRASSVERCDKLLPSNKIHSVICNSGCANACTGEEGVSNNEEMVKLTAIELSTSPETVLSASTGVIGEQLPIKNITSALPSLISSLSARGGFTFAKAIMTTDTIEKESAVKVHSTDGNYTIGGCCKGSGMIHPNMATMLAFLCTDAAIGEKLLNQIVKRTVDRTFNNLTVDGDTSTNDMVLVLSNGHSDAKITHTNAALFEEGLFEVCNDLCKQIAADGEGATKRVEIYVNGAKSESDAKKAAKAVANSNLTKCALFGNDPNWGRIACAIGYSGAKFSNKHMSIHLCGIEVFRDLQPVEFDHKKIHIHLQKKVVPIVIDLGLGKASAIAHTCDFSYDYVKINAEYHT
- a CDS encoding S-adenosylmethionine decarboxylase proenzyme; its protein translation is MINRCRGRKIKLHGFNNLTKSLSFNIYDICFARSKSSQIDYLEYIDEEYNSQKLRSILEEVTNIIQAKIVNISTQDYDPRGASVTVLINEGHHPSGEESKDVVAHLDKSHIAAHTYPENNTANGISTFRVDIDVSTCGMISPLRALDFLIDSFDSDIVLMDYRVRGFTRDINGRKIYIDHDITSIQEYIPDEILRKYTAYDINIVSDNIFHTKMMLKDLKMENYLFGTEGERFTKTEKGRVKTLLKKEMQEIFECRNIFGQED
- a CDS encoding Spermidine synthase, which codes for MSEKEVEKRVFKEALNPNFGYYYTVNKTLQKAKTQFQEIELIETEEMGNVLLLDNITQVADKNDYMYHEPMVHPAMCSHPKPENILVIGGGDGGILKEVLKYPTVKRVEHAELDEGVIQFSRKYLDKVHGGSFEDPRVNVNIVDGRKYTMEHKGEFDVVIMDMTDPFGPSKMLYTKEFYEAVNSAFRDRAGIFVMHSESPVSRPLAFSCINQTLNSVFGKVNHVYTYIQMYAVLWSVAISSQDIDSSGITPAVVEEKLKEYGIEGLKMYNGATHLSMHTPFPYISEILSSQGRIITDNEPDFPDDFIS
- a CDS encoding sensor histidine kinase — translated: MSILDIKQQLETVFDSIGESICIIDSDFKILRVNKSYAQNANCSIKSVLSKSCWSVFWCRDTECSNCPAKTVFKTGNAVEKVHFTRKLEGEVKYFMVSVYPVKDSDNVVTNVIECIRDITEEKRIVEQLIRSEKLASIGIMTAGVAHEMNNPLSGISGMATNMIKMPSKYGLNEKGVSRVQMILESSSKATQIMKGLLHLSRKQDSVRVIVDINALVRRSIDDIHFPGISEIRKSFYPDQNAPPVKCDPNQIEQVIINIMTNAIQSILEKSTLYTVNDRFYEGYIKVSIRNQGSGLLVSFTDNGMGIPEEIQSKIFDPFFTTRPAGQGTGLGLSICNRIIEEHGGKLFFENLDGQSVFCFTLPLDDEIPERSIGGGQDKW